One genomic region from Drosophila subpulchrella strain 33 F10 #4 breed RU33 chromosome 2R, RU_Dsub_v1.1 Primary Assembly, whole genome shotgun sequence encodes:
- the LOC119551490 gene encoding uncharacterized protein LOC119551490, whose product MAPNDPSHPGGKASAVALAASHTISYVQCQNLKYNVIIVGWLGVIISSVILGSSVLTIHLRTDIELLLNQWPLNLIPVTDQQLLINLLTIFSSIAYGMSLINMGVSLLLLIGIARDSSCLMYPWLIYHGVIFGFGLYLGVFYATAGLFIDLSSFLMCLLVFTLVLVIFYKIYHEVFTLFRVMEQQSKEGALGGLYYQDAEHAWTAAGLPYQQVYLPRLPIQK is encoded by the exons ATGGCCCCCAACGATCCATCGCATCCTGGTGGCAAGGCCTCCGCCGTGGCCCTGGCCGCCAGCCACACCATCTCGTATGTGCAGTGCCAGAACCTCAAGTACAATGTCATCATCGTCGGCTGGCTGGGCGTGATCATCTCCAGCGTCATCCTGGGCAGCTCCGTCCTGACCATCCACTTGCGGACGGACATCGAGCTGCTGCTCAACCAGTGGCCCTTGAACTTGATCCCGGTTACAGATCAGCAGCTACTGATCAATT TGTTGACCATCTTTAGCTCCATTGCATACGGAATGTCGTTGATCAACATGGGAGTCAGTCTGCTGCTGCTAATAGGTATCGCCCGG GACTCAAGTTGCTTGATGTACCCCTGGTTGATCTATCATGGCGTTATTTTTGGCTTTGGTCTTTATTTGGGGGTTTTCTATGCGACCGCAGGCCTGTTTATTGACCTGTCGAGCTTTCTAATGTGTCTTCTGGTGTTCACCCTTGTGCTGG TTATTTTTTACAAGATCTACCACGAGGTCTTCACCCTATTCCGCGTGATGGAGCAGCAGTCGAAGGAGGGGGCCTTGGGCGGGCTTTACTACCAGGATGCCGAGCACGCATGGACCGCGGCTGGGCTTCCCTATCAGCAGGTCTATCTGCCGCGTCTGCCAATCCAAAAGTAA